In Aspergillus oryzae RIB40 DNA, chromosome 6, one genomic interval encodes:
- a CDS encoding beta-glucosidase (beta-glucosidase-related glycosidases) has protein sequence MASIAHLVVSGLLAATAVNGQNYGGSGRSDDAFSYVQPRNTTILGQYGHSPAVLPSPNATGAGGWEEALAKAQQFVAQLTLEEKADMVTGQPGPCVGNIVAIPRLGFKGLCLQDGPLAIRVADYASVFSAGVTAASTWDKDILYERGVAMGEEFKGKGAHVALGPVAGPLGRSGYGGRNWEGFAADPYLTGVAMERTIQGYQDAGVQACAKHFIGNEQETQRNPNYNPNGTLTDVIQEAISSNIDDRTIHELYLWPFANAARAKVASVMCSYQRLNGSYACQNSKVLNGLLKEELGFQGYVQSDWGGTHSGVSSIEGGLDMNMPGGLGQYGQTPEAGSFFGKNVTFAVNNGTVDISRVDDMIVRIMTPYYWLGQDQGYPEIDPSSADLNTFSPRSTWLREFNLTGERSRDVRGDHGELIRRHGAEATILLKNENKALPLKAPKSIAVFGNDAGDTTEGAVNKATFEFGTLAAGGGSGTGRFTYLVTPLEALKARGKQDNTLVQWWLNNTLIADSDVTSLWVPTPPDACLVFLKTWAEEGSDREYLSVDWNGNEVVDSVASKCNNTIVVTHSSGINELPFANHPNVTAIVAAHYPGQESGNSIVDILYGDVNPSGKLPYTIAKNGSDYNAPPTTAVETTGADDWQAWFDEKLEIDYRYFDAHNISVLYEFGFGLSYTTFSLSDIKTEPLAESISSVPEQLPIQPGGNPALWESVYNVSVTVTNTGDVKGATVPQLYVTFPDSAPAGTPPKQLRGFDKVSLAPGESQTVGFELMRRDLSYWDVVSQEWLIPEGEFTIRVGFSSRDLSQETKITPVTA, from the exons ATGGCCAGCATTGCTCATCTTGTTGTCTCTGGCCTGTTGGCTGCAACTGCAGTCAATGGCCAGAACTACGGCGGATCTGGTCGAAGCGACGACGCTTTCAGCTATGTTCAACCCCGTAACACAACTATCCTCGGCCAGTACGGACATTCGCCAGCTGTGCTTCCGTCGC CCAATGCGACTGGAGCAGGTGGCTGGGAAGAAGCCCTTGCCAAggcccagcagtttgttgCCCAGTTGACACTCGAAGAGAAGGCTGACATGGTCACTGGCCAGCCCGGGCCTTGCGTTGGAAACATCGTGGCAATCCCTCGACTGGGTTTTAAGGGTCTCTGCTTACAGGATGGCCCCTTGGCCATTCGTGTGGCTGACTATGCCAGCGTCTTCTCCGCTGGCGTCACGGCAGCATCGACTTGGGACAAAGACATCCTGTATGAACGAGGAGTCGCCATGGGAGAGGAGTTCAAGGGCAAAGGTGCCCATGTCGCTCTCGGACCTGTAGCTGGCCCTCTGGGACGCTCAGGCTACGGAGGGAGAAACTGGGAGGGCTTTGCAGCAGACCCTTACCTGACTGGTGTCGCCATGGAACGTACCATTCAGGGTTACCAGGATGCCGGTGTTCAAGCCTGTGCGAAGCATTTCATCGGCAATGAACAAGAGACCCAACGTAATCCAAACTATAACCCTAACGGCACGTTGACAGATGTCATCCAGGAAGCCATTTCCTCCAATATTGACGACCGAACTATTCACGAACTATACCTCTGGCCATTCGCCAACGCTGCCCGTGCCAAGGTTGCTAGCGTTATGTGCTCATACCAGCGCCTCAACGGCTCCTATGCCTGCCAGAACTCGAAGGTTCTCAATGGCCTCCTAAAGGAGGAGCTCGGCTTCCAAGGCTATGTCCAGTCTGACTGGGGTGGTACTCACTCTGGTGTCTCCTCTATCGAGGGGGGTCTTGATATGAACATGCCGGGAGGTCTCGGGCAGTATGGCCAAACCCCCGAAGCGGGCTCGTTCTTTGGAAAGAACGTCACCTTCGCTGTCAACAATGGAACCGTTGATATATCTCGtgtggatgatatgattgtCCGTATCATGACGCCTTACTACTGGCTCGGCCAGGACCAAGGCTACCCCGAGATTGACCCTTCTTCTGCGGACCTCAACACATTCTCACCCCGGTCTACTTGGCTTCGTGAGTTCAATCTGACTGGGGAGCGTAGCCGCGATGTCCGTGGAGACCATGGTGAGCTCATCCGTAGACACGGAGCTGAAGCCACCATCCTACTCAAGAACGAGAACAAGGCCCTGCCCTTGAAGGCCCCTAAGTCAATCGCTGTCTTCGGTAATGATGCTGGTGATACAACTGAGGGCGCCGTCAACAAGGCTACCTTTGAATTTGGCACTCTCGCTGCCGGTGGCGGCTCGGGAACTGGTCGTTTCACATATCTGGTCACACCGCTTGAGGCCCTGAAGGCGCGTGGCAAGCAGGACAACACTCTGGTTCAGTGGTGGTTGAACAACACCCTTATCGCCGATTCAGACGTAACTAGCCTTTGGGTACCCACACCACCTGACGCCTGtctcgtcttcctcaagaccTGGGCCGAAGAGGGCTCCGACCGCGAGTACCTCTCGGTGGATTGGAATGGAAACGAGGTTGTCGACTCGGTCGCTTCGAAGTGTAATAACACTATCGTCGTTACCCACTCGTCTGGCATCAATGAGCTTCCTTTTGCCAACCACCCCAACGTCACTGCCATTGTCGCCGCCCACTACCCCGGACAGGAGTCTGGTAACTCCATCGTCGATATTCTCTACGGTGATGTCAACCCCTCCGGCAAGCTGCCATACACTATTGCCAAGAACGGTAGCGATTACAATGCGCCACCCACGACTGCCGTAGAAACTACCGGCGCGGACGATTGGCAGGCATGGTTCgacgagaagcttgagaTCGATTACCGTTACTTCGATGCCCACAACATCTCCGTGCTATACGAATTCGGCTTCGGTCTGTCCTACACGACCTTCAGTCTTTCCGATATCAAGACTGAGCCTCTGGCCGAGTCCATCTCCTCGGTCCCCGAACAACTCCCCATTCAGCCCGGTGGAAACCCCGCGCTGTGGGAAAGCGTGTACAACGTGTCAGTCACTGTCACGAACACTGGTGATGTCAAGGGAGCGACCGTCCCTCAACTCTATGTTACCTTCCCCGACAGCGCCCCTGCTGGAACTCCGCCTAAGCAGCTCCGTGGATTCGACAAGGTGTCCCTGGCACCTGGTGAGTCACAGACTGTCGGATTTGAGCTCATGCGCAGAGATCTGAGCTACTGGGATGTCGTGTCGCAGGAGTGGCTGATTCCCGAGGGCGAGTTCACCATCCGGGTGGGCTTCAGCAGCAGAGATTTGAGCCAGGAGACCAAGATTACTCCTGTCACGGCTTAA